The proteins below come from a single Mucilaginibacter mali genomic window:
- a CDS encoding phage tail protein translates to MDPYIGELRIFPYGFVPKGWAACDGTLLPINTNQALFALLGVQFGGNGSTTFALPDLRGRVPMHVSQKYQQGKPGGAAGSTLVLANVPAHNHSLIANTSTADKPTPVGNMLATTPAAVPLYAPAPGQASQLSAMAGPAISSTGASTPVNNIQPFTGLDVCIALVGIYPPRG, encoded by the coding sequence ATGGATCCTTACATTGGAGAATTAAGAATATTCCCTTATGGTTTTGTACCAAAGGGCTGGGCCGCCTGCGATGGCACCCTGTTACCTATAAACACTAATCAGGCCTTATTTGCTTTATTAGGTGTACAATTTGGTGGTAATGGCTCAACTACCTTTGCCCTGCCCGATTTGCGCGGCCGGGTACCTATGCACGTTAGTCAAAAATACCAGCAGGGCAAGCCGGGTGGCGCCGCCGGCAGCACACTTGTTTTGGCAAATGTACCTGCTCATAACCATTCGTTAATAGCAAACACCAGCACAGCAGATAAGCCAACGCCCGTCGGTAATATGCTGGCAACAACCCCTGCAGCCGTTCCTTTATACGCGCCTGCGCCGGGGCAAGCCTCCCAGTTATCGGCCATGGCAGGGCCGGCAATCAGCAGCACAGGCGCTTCAACACCGGTAAACAATATACAACCTTTTACAGGGTTGGATGTTTGCATCGCCCTGGTAGGTATTTACCCGCCGCGCGGTTAA
- the truA gene encoding tRNA pseudouridine(38-40) synthase TruA → MTDQQRYFIELAYNGTAYHGWQIQPNAVTVQELLNKALSTILRQPIETTGCGRTDTGVHATEFYAHFDLSMDDGPWTMDTRGLNALLPYDIAVKRIIPVNVDAHARFDATQRSYQYHIHFGKDPFKHGFSWLQRDKPDVDLMNRAAAMIMEYTDFSCFSKSNTQVFTNNCKISRAEWVDNGEGIVFHISADRFLRNMVRAIVGTLMMVGRKEIEPAAVRDIIESKNRSNAGTSVPACGLYLTEVKYPYLPPSPLKGEQGM, encoded by the coding sequence GTGACCGATCAGCAACGCTATTTTATTGAACTGGCTTATAACGGCACCGCTTACCATGGCTGGCAAATACAGCCCAACGCGGTTACCGTGCAGGAATTGCTGAACAAAGCATTAAGTACCATCCTGCGCCAACCGATAGAAACTACCGGCTGCGGGCGGACAGATACCGGTGTGCATGCTACGGAGTTTTACGCGCATTTTGATCTGTCCATGGACGATGGACCATGGACCATGGACACAAGAGGCCTGAACGCTTTACTTCCCTACGATATTGCCGTTAAACGCATTATCCCGGTAAATGTAGACGCGCATGCCCGTTTTGATGCTACGCAGCGCTCGTACCAGTACCATATTCATTTTGGTAAAGATCCGTTTAAACACGGCTTCTCGTGGTTACAGCGTGATAAGCCGGATGTGGATTTGATGAACCGCGCGGCCGCGATGATAATGGAATATACCGATTTTAGCTGCTTCAGTAAATCAAACACACAGGTGTTTACCAACAATTGTAAGATAAGCCGGGCGGAGTGGGTTGATAATGGAGAGGGCATTGTGTTCCACATCAGCGCCGACAGATTTTTGCGTAACATGGTTCGGGCTATTGTGGGCACCTTGATGATGGTGGGACGCAAAGAGATTGAACCGGCAGCAGTGCGGGACATTATAGAAAGTAAAAACCGCAGCAATGCCGGTACATCGGTGCCGGCCTGCGGATTGTATTTAACGGAGGTAAAGTATCCGTACCTACCCCCCAGCCCCCTAAAGGGGGAGCAGGGCATGTAA
- a CDS encoding TIGR01777 family oxidoreductase, giving the protein MALQKQHILITGGTGLLGKQLTPLLLNKGYTVSHLSREPAKDPNVKTYLWDINKGQIDEQCIDGVDIIIHLAGAGIADKRWTPSRKKLIIESRTKSIQLIYDLLKRKPHQVKKVISASGVGYYSDRGDELMHETDTPAHDFMGECCIAWEDAVNEGEKLGLDILIFRTGVVLEKGGGALPKLDTSVKWGAGAPLGNGKQWMSWIHHHDVSAMYLYGVEQTGLTGIYNMAAPHPVTNQQLTQAIAKQLKRPLWLPHVPAFLLKLVLGEMATIVLGSTKVSTDKIEQAGFTFRYPDIGSALKEIYD; this is encoded by the coding sequence ATGGCGCTTCAAAAACAGCACATTCTTATTACCGGCGGCACAGGCTTACTGGGCAAGCAACTGACGCCACTTTTGCTGAATAAGGGCTATACGGTAAGCCACCTAAGCCGCGAGCCTGCGAAAGACCCCAACGTCAAAACCTACCTGTGGGACATTAACAAGGGGCAGATAGATGAGCAATGTATCGATGGTGTGGACATCATCATTCACCTGGCGGGTGCCGGTATTGCCGACAAACGCTGGACCCCATCCCGCAAAAAGCTCATTATTGAAAGCCGTACCAAATCCATCCAATTAATTTACGATCTGCTTAAGCGTAAGCCCCACCAGGTAAAAAAAGTCATCTCCGCATCGGGTGTTGGTTATTACAGCGACCGGGGCGATGAACTGATGCACGAAACCGATACCCCCGCGCACGATTTTATGGGCGAATGCTGTATAGCCTGGGAAGATGCCGTTAACGAGGGAGAAAAATTGGGATTAGATATCCTGATCTTCCGTACCGGGGTAGTATTAGAAAAAGGCGGCGGCGCACTGCCTAAATTGGATACATCAGTAAAATGGGGCGCGGGAGCACCACTTGGTAATGGTAAACAGTGGATGTCATGGATCCATCATCACGATGTATCAGCCATGTACTTGTATGGTGTTGAGCAAACCGGGTTAACTGGTATATACAACATGGCGGCCCCGCACCCGGTTACTAATCAGCAATTAACCCAGGCCATCGCCAAACAACTTAAACGGCCGCTTTGGCTGCCGCATGTTCCGGCATTTTTATTAAAATTAGTTTTAGGCGAAATGGCGACCATAGTTTTAGGCAGCACCAAAGTAAGTACCGATAAAATTGAGCAGGCTGGTTTTACTTTTAGATATCCGGACATCGGGAGCGCTTTAAAGGAGATATATGACTAA
- a CDS encoding phage tail protein translates to MDNFLGEIRMFAGSYAPQNWHYCDGSTLQISQYEALFTLLGTTYGGNGQTTFGLPDLRGRAPVHKGTGTGLAPVVLGQMGGSETATLTAANLPPHAHVLTAVNAPAATNTPTTNSMLSTTTPVAYVTNTSTPPAPLPTPVAMYGASIGYSGANLPVSIVQPSMAIGFIIALTGIFPPQN, encoded by the coding sequence ATGGACAATTTTCTTGGAGAGATCAGGATGTTTGCCGGAAGCTATGCCCCGCAAAATTGGCACTATTGCGATGGCAGTACGCTACAGATCAGTCAGTACGAGGCCCTGTTCACCTTATTGGGAACCACATACGGTGGTAACGGGCAAACTACCTTTGGCCTGCCCGATTTGCGGGGCCGCGCGCCGGTGCACAAAGGCACAGGCACGGGCTTAGCCCCCGTTGTACTTGGGCAAATGGGTGGTTCTGAAACGGCAACCCTTACTGCCGCTAATTTGCCGCCGCATGCGCATGTGCTGACCGCGGTAAATGCCCCCGCTGCAACCAATACCCCCACTACCAATTCAATGCTAAGCACAACAACCCCCGTGGCCTACGTTACCAATACATCAACGCCACCGGCGCCTTTGCCAACCCCTGTGGCTATGTACGGGGCAAGTATAGGATACAGCGGAGCCAACCTGCCGGTATCTATTGTGCAGCCATCTATGGCAATAGGTTTTATTATCGCCTTAACCGGTATTTTTCCACCTCAAAACTAA
- a CDS encoding methionyl-tRNA formyltransferase, translating into MRIVLFTSLLPAFAALDQLRSEGWLKAVVSTDKIPAQNGQLKIVCENAGIKFLEVTQSSLVLVVEQLFAEVKPDAAIMFGFSYRIPAIIYQMPLLGFYNVHFSLLPAYRGPDPVFHQLKNGEQVGGVSIHKVARRFDSGDIVLQQPFPLFPGETWGLCFSRHIPTAAGMVMELLRKLNEGTFLPTLAQDEQRASYHKRLDIDDTTIKWDIQTAAQIDSLVNACNPAAGGALTFFRQLPVRVFEVSQVEGQSGQDVQPGTVIHAGADGVYVQCLNRQMLRINILSLNEGVISGAKFAALGIQAGDIFGASEAMQPASVH; encoded by the coding sequence ATGCGTATTGTTTTATTTACCAGTTTATTGCCGGCATTTGCCGCGCTTGATCAGCTTCGTTCGGAAGGCTGGCTGAAGGCCGTTGTATCAACTGATAAAATACCCGCGCAAAACGGGCAGTTAAAAATTGTGTGCGAAAATGCGGGGATAAAATTTCTTGAAGTAACCCAAAGCAGCCTGGTGCTTGTTGTTGAACAGTTGTTTGCCGAGGTAAAACCGGATGCGGCGATTATGTTTGGTTTTAGTTACCGTATTCCTGCTATAATATATCAAATGCCCTTGCTGGGATTTTACAATGTTCATTTTAGCTTGCTGCCAGCTTATCGGGGCCCCGATCCTGTTTTCCATCAACTTAAAAATGGCGAACAGGTTGGCGGCGTGAGCATACATAAGGTTGCCAGGCGATTTGATAGCGGCGACATCGTATTGCAACAACCTTTTCCGCTTTTCCCTGGCGAAACATGGGGGCTTTGTTTTAGTCGCCATATACCCACAGCGGCGGGCATGGTTATGGAATTATTGCGCAAGCTAAACGAGGGTACTTTTTTACCAACCCTTGCACAGGATGAACAGCGGGCTTCATACCATAAACGTTTAGATATAGATGATACTACCATTAAATGGGATATACAAACCGCCGCGCAGATAGATAGCCTGGTGAATGCCTGTAACCCGGCGGCTGGCGGGGCTTTAACATTTTTTAGGCAGTTGCCCGTGCGTGTGTTCGAAGTATCGCAGGTTGAGGGCCAAAGCGGGCAGGATGTGCAGCCCGGAACGGTTATCCATGCCGGCGCGGATGGTGTATATGTGCAATGTTTAAACAGGCAAATGCTGCGCATAAATATTTTAAGCCTGAACGAGGGGGTGATAAGCGGGGCGAAATTCGCGGCCCTGGGAATACAGGCCGGGGATATTTTTGGAGCAAGTGAAGCCATGCAGCCGGCATCAGTTCATTAA
- the mnmE gene encoding tRNA uridine-5-carboxymethylaminomethyl(34) synthesis GTPase MnmE — protein MNQTEDTIVALATANGVGAIGVIRLSGPEAIIIANSVFKGKDLTKQDSHTIHFGHVVDGGVILDEVLMSLFIAPKSYTRENVVEISCHGSNYIIESIIKLLIKKGARAARAGEFTMRAFLNGQLDLSQAEAVADLIAANSKAAQQAAMQQLRGGFSNQLQALREQLVTFASLVELELDFSEEDVEFANRGQLRQLVLDIERVIGKLIQSFELGNAIKQGVNTVIAGRPNAGKSTLLNALLNEDRAIVSHIPGTTRDTIEEVLNINGINFRLIDTAGIREATDTIEQIGVQKTMEKISQTAVLLYVYDANALSDADLANDIAELVKPGIPAIIVANKTDLLPASAAINLQLTDGTDLVEVSAKEKQHIDELKQLIYQRTVKGQLSADETLITNIRHLEALQRTEQALIRVLDGIANQVSSDFLAMDIKQGLHYLGEITGTVTTDDLLDNIFSRFCIGK, from the coding sequence ATGAACCAAACAGAAGATACCATAGTAGCCCTTGCCACCGCTAACGGTGTTGGAGCCATCGGCGTGATACGCCTTTCAGGCCCCGAAGCCATTATTATTGCCAACAGCGTTTTTAAGGGTAAGGATCTGACCAAACAAGATTCGCATACCATCCATTTCGGCCATGTGGTTGATGGCGGCGTAATATTGGACGAGGTGCTGATGTCGCTGTTCATCGCCCCGAAATCATACACACGCGAAAACGTGGTAGAGATATCCTGCCATGGGTCAAACTATATCATTGAGTCGATCATCAAGCTGCTCATCAAAAAAGGCGCCCGTGCTGCCAGGGCAGGGGAGTTCACCATGCGGGCTTTCCTTAACGGCCAGTTAGACCTATCGCAAGCAGAAGCCGTAGCCGACCTGATCGCTGCCAACTCCAAAGCCGCCCAACAGGCCGCCATGCAGCAACTGCGGGGTGGTTTCAGCAACCAATTACAGGCCCTGCGCGAGCAACTGGTTACCTTCGCATCGTTGGTAGAACTGGAACTGGATTTCAGCGAAGAAGATGTAGAGTTTGCCAATCGCGGGCAATTACGCCAACTGGTATTGGATATTGAACGGGTTATAGGTAAACTGATCCAATCGTTTGAATTAGGTAATGCCATTAAGCAAGGTGTAAATACCGTAATTGCCGGCCGGCCAAATGCAGGTAAATCAACCCTGCTCAACGCCCTGCTCAACGAAGACCGTGCTATTGTAAGCCATATCCCCGGTACTACCCGCGATACAATTGAGGAGGTATTGAACATAAACGGTATCAACTTCCGCCTGATAGATACCGCCGGCATCCGCGAAGCTACTGATACGATTGAACAGATAGGTGTGCAGAAAACGATGGAGAAGATCAGCCAAACGGCTGTACTTTTGTATGTGTATGATGCGAATGCACTATCTGATGCAGACCTTGCCAATGATATTGCCGAACTGGTAAAACCAGGCATCCCTGCTATCATCGTCGCCAACAAAACCGACTTGTTGCCTGCAAGCGCTGCCATAAACCTGCAACTCACGGATGGTACCGACCTTGTAGAGGTATCCGCAAAAGAGAAACAGCATATTGATGAACTGAAACAACTCATCTACCAGCGTACCGTGAAAGGCCAGCTAAGTGCAGATGAAACCCTGATCACCAATATCCGCCACCTTGAAGCTTTACAACGCACAGAGCAGGCGCTTATTCGCGTGCTTGATGGCATTGCCAACCAGGTAAGCTCCGACTTTTTAGCGATGGATATTAAGCAGGGGTTACACTATCTTGGCGAGATAACCGGCACGGTTACAACGGACGATTTGCTGGATAATATCTTTAGTAGGTTTTGTATCGGTAAATAG
- a CDS encoding DUF4293 domain-containing protein encodes MLQRVQSIYLLFAALVIFALFLFPVAHNVYINGVPSTIKVTGIYHDVNGAQQQTTTFTALSIVTAIVGLIPLALIFMYKNRKQQIVFCYMAVLLTIGYSFWVSQAIQSATGGFTMGTSNFGIGVFMSSLSIVLMLFAVKAIQKDEKLVKSADRLR; translated from the coding sequence ATGTTACAAAGAGTACAAAGCATTTACCTGCTGTTTGCCGCCCTGGTTATTTTCGCGCTGTTCCTGTTCCCGGTGGCGCATAATGTGTACATCAACGGCGTGCCCAGCACTATAAAAGTTACCGGTATTTATCACGATGTTAACGGCGCGCAGCAACAAACTACCACGTTCACCGCGCTTAGCATAGTTACCGCCATAGTTGGCCTCATCCCCCTGGCGTTGATATTTATGTATAAAAACCGCAAGCAGCAAATCGTTTTTTGTTACATGGCCGTACTGCTTACCATCGGCTACAGCTTTTGGGTATCACAGGCCATCCAGTCGGCCACTGGCGGGTTTACCATGGGTACCAGCAATTTTGGTATCGGGGTTTTCATGTCCAGCCTGAGTATCGTGCTGATGCTATTTGCTGTGAAGGCTATTCAAAAGGATGAGAAGCTGGTAAAATCGGCTGATAGGTTGCGGTAA
- the lspA gene encoding signal peptidase II — MKLKISAPVRIILIAAIIMLNIGCDQVSKHIVRENIGEYQNISLLYNHFTLTKVENTGAFLSLGDSISPKLKFVLLTLIPVLVLVFAVGYLMVKKNLPKIPLIAACFIIGGGIGNIYDRLLYNSVTDFMHLRFGFLQTGIFNMADVSVSLGVIIMFVWYYIAGKNLGKADVIEA, encoded by the coding sequence ATGAAATTAAAAATTTCCGCACCTGTACGTATCATCCTTATCGCCGCAATCATTATGCTTAATATTGGCTGCGACCAGGTATCAAAACATATCGTTAGAGAAAATATTGGCGAATATCAAAACATCAGCCTGCTGTATAACCATTTTACGTTAACTAAAGTAGAGAATACCGGCGCGTTCCTGAGCCTGGGTGATAGTATATCGCCTAAACTAAAATTTGTACTGCTTACACTGATCCCAGTACTGGTGCTGGTTTTTGCTGTGGGTTACCTGATGGTTAAAAAGAACCTGCCTAAAATACCACTTATAGCGGCCTGCTTTATTATCGGCGGCGGCATAGGCAATATTTATGACAGGCTGCTATATAACTCAGTTACCGATTTTATGCACCTGCGTTTTGGTTTCCTGCAAACGGGTATATTTAACATGGCCGATGTTTCGGTAAGTTTAGGGGTGATTATTATGTTTGTGTGGTATTATATTGCAGGTAAAAACCTGGGTAAGGCAGACGTTATTGAAGCCTGA
- a CDS encoding LytR/AlgR family response regulator transcription factor, producing MNTCYVIDDERHAIDTLTRYIAKLPGLQLIGSHINPLHAIDAVNRARNVDIVFLDVDMPELSGLEVADIISPFTSVIFTSAHAHYAVDAFEKNGIDFLLKPISFARFTKSVTKVVNAIASKKIQVPIQTHFFINPGIKGKVVRLDYNDILFIEGLSNYVAIYTTDQKHITYLSMKEVENAIPESRFIRIHKSYIVNIDKIKSVDGNHVILSKSIELPIGSSFKTSFGQIIDAITLKGYRKTY from the coding sequence ATGAACACCTGTTATGTAATAGACGACGAGCGGCACGCTATTGATACCCTAACACGCTATATCGCCAAACTACCCGGTTTGCAATTAATAGGCAGCCACATAAACCCGTTACATGCTATCGATGCCGTTAACCGCGCCAGAAATGTGGATATTGTTTTTTTGGATGTGGATATGCCAGAATTATCAGGGCTTGAAGTTGCCGATATCATTTCCCCCTTCACTTCTGTTATATTTACCAGTGCACACGCTCACTACGCGGTTGATGCTTTTGAAAAAAACGGGATTGACTTCCTGTTAAAACCCATCTCGTTCGCACGTTTTACAAAATCGGTAACTAAGGTGGTTAACGCTATTGCTTCAAAAAAAATACAAGTACCTATTCAGACGCATTTTTTTATAAATCCCGGGATAAAAGGTAAGGTGGTCAGACTTGACTATAATGATATACTTTTTATTGAAGGCTTAAGTAATTATGTAGCGATTTACACTACCGATCAGAAACATATTACCTATCTATCGATGAAAGAGGTAGAAAACGCCATACCAGAAAGCCGCTTCATCAGGATACACAAATCATACATCGTCAATATTGATAAAATAAAGTCGGTAGACGGCAACCATGTAATTCTGTCTAAATCAATCGAGTTACCTATCGGCAGTTCATTTAAAACCTCTTTCGGGCAAATAATTGACGCGATTACACTTAAGGGATATCGCAAAACCTATTAA
- a CDS encoding nucleoid-associated protein, translated as MVTHFDASLDAISVHHIGNQANNEMYALSKQPLGLNDEILPKLLMKYFLTPFEKSTEVYHLMHPSDLELNTVYHFATEVFDDAEKFHGASEQIAKYLYNVSNHPNIKPGELYVVLFRNVQIEGNELDVLGIFKSENKETYLKVYPDTGGFTVDYEENAININKLDKGVLIFNIEKENGYKVVVIDKNTGGQDAAVYWKDQFLQLKIRNDSFNQTNNTLSIYKNFVTQKLDDEFEMSKADKIDLLNRSMKYFKEKETFDLDEFAGEVIGNQEAIESFKTYKNNYEQEFDSPIHDTFEISGNAVKKQQRVYKSVLKLDKNFHIYIHGDNKLIEKGFDDDKAMNYYKVYFKEEQ; from the coding sequence ATGGTAACTCACTTCGATGCTTCGCTGGATGCTATATCCGTTCATCATATTGGCAATCAGGCCAATAATGAGATGTATGCGCTATCTAAACAGCCGCTTGGGCTAAATGATGAAATACTGCCTAAACTGCTGATGAAGTATTTCCTTACCCCGTTCGAAAAATCGACCGAGGTTTACCACCTGATGCACCCCAGCGACCTGGAGTTGAATACGGTTTACCATTTCGCTACCGAAGTGTTTGATGATGCTGAAAAGTTTCACGGAGCCAGTGAGCAAATAGCCAAATACCTGTACAATGTATCTAACCATCCCAATATTAAACCCGGCGAACTGTATGTTGTGCTTTTCCGCAATGTGCAGATAGAGGGAAATGAACTGGATGTGCTGGGCATTTTCAAATCAGAAAATAAGGAGACCTATCTGAAAGTTTATCCCGATACCGGCGGCTTTACTGTTGATTATGAAGAGAATGCCATCAACATCAATAAGCTGGACAAAGGCGTACTCATCTTCAATATCGAAAAAGAAAACGGTTACAAAGTAGTGGTAATTGACAAAAACACCGGCGGCCAGGATGCCGCCGTTTACTGGAAGGACCAGTTTCTGCAACTGAAGATCCGTAACGATAGCTTTAACCAAACTAATAATACGCTCAGTATCTACAAAAATTTTGTTACCCAAAAGCTGGATGATGAGTTTGAAATGAGCAAGGCCGATAAAATAGACCTGCTGAACCGCAGCATGAAATATTTTAAGGAAAAAGAAACTTTCGACCTGGATGAATTTGCCGGTGAGGTGATCGGCAACCAGGAGGCTATCGAATCATTTAAAACCTATAAAAACAATTACGAGCAGGAGTTTGACAGCCCGATACACGATACCTTTGAGATATCGGGTAATGCCGTAAAAAAACAGCAGCGGGTATATAAAAGCGTTTTAAAGCTCGACAAGAACTTTCACATTTATATTCACGGTGATAATAAACTGATAGAGAAAGGCTTTGACGATGATAAAGCGATGAACTATTACAAGGTTTATTTTAAGGAAGAACAATAG
- a CDS encoding ABC transporter ATP-binding protein, whose amino-acid sequence MAEVTGKAIDWRLLKRVMHYVTPYRGIFALSGFLTVFLAVLALAQPILMQKAVDEYIVVSNYNGLVFIVCLMLGQLVVQTIAQYYQTYMTNSLGESVIRDLRIDIFNHITSMRLRYFDKTPIGVLITRTVSDLETIADIFSEGLISIIGDLLLVVAIIVCMLIKDWKLALITLIPMPLLMLSTYIFKEAIKSSFQEVRTQVAQLNTFLAEHISGISIIQYFAREDQEMRKFMGVNEKYRDANIRSNWYYSIFFPVVEILFSICIGLLVWYGCKRILSDQQLNGISASGHVTAGTVLAFISLLNLLFRPIRQLADKFNTLQMGMVGADRIFKVLDTDDVAPNKGTVRSEIKGDIRFDKVWFAYNDENWVLKDINFHIRPGETLALVGATGAGKSSTINILNRFYEIGKGEITVDGINIDDYEVGYLRSRIATVIQDVFLFSDTIANNISLNNPAITREEIIAAAKDVGAHDFIMRLPGGYDYNVMERGATLSAGQAQLISFIRALVYNPAILVLDEATSSVDTETEILIQNAINKLMQGRTAIVIAHRLSTIQNADRIIVLDHGGIMESGTHQELLRIEDGYYRKLYDLQFNSAGITKG is encoded by the coding sequence ATGGCTGAAGTAACAGGAAAAGCAATAGACTGGCGATTACTGAAAAGGGTGATGCATTATGTAACACCTTACCGCGGCATTTTTGCCCTTTCCGGCTTCCTGACCGTGTTTTTGGCCGTACTGGCACTGGCGCAACCCATCCTGATGCAAAAGGCGGTTGATGAGTATATTGTAGTGAGTAACTACAATGGCCTTGTATTTATTGTTTGCCTGATGCTGGGCCAGCTGGTGGTGCAAACCATAGCGCAATACTATCAAACCTACATGACCAACTCGTTGGGCGAATCGGTAATACGCGACTTGCGGATAGATATTTTTAATCATATCACCAGTATGCGCCTGCGGTACTTTGATAAAACGCCTATTGGTGTGCTGATCACCCGTACTGTATCCGACCTGGAAACCATTGCCGACATATTTTCGGAGGGGTTGATCAGTATCATTGGCGATCTGTTGCTGGTTGTGGCCATTATTGTTTGCATGCTGATCAAAGATTGGAAACTGGCATTGATCACACTGATCCCGATGCCTTTACTGATGCTGTCGACCTATATTTTTAAGGAGGCGATAAAATCATCCTTCCAGGAGGTGCGTACGCAGGTAGCACAACTCAATACCTTTTTGGCCGAGCATATTTCGGGTATCAGTATCATCCAATACTTTGCCCGCGAAGACCAGGAGATGCGCAAGTTTATGGGGGTGAATGAAAAATACCGCGATGCCAACATCCGCTCAAACTGGTATTATTCTATCTTCTTTCCGGTGGTGGAGATCTTATTTTCCATTTGTATTGGTCTGCTGGTTTGGTATGGCTGTAAACGAATCCTTTCCGATCAGCAACTGAACGGGATTTCCGCATCGGGACATGTTACAGCCGGCACCGTGCTGGCTTTTATATCGCTGTTAAACTTGCTGTTCAGGCCCATCCGTCAACTGGCCGATAAATTCAACACCCTGCAAATGGGTATGGTGGGCGCCGACCGTATTTTTAAGGTTCTGGATACTGATGATGTGGCGCCAAATAAAGGCACTGTTCGCAGCGAGATAAAAGGTGATATCCGCTTTGATAAAGTATGGTTCGCTTATAACGATGAGAACTGGGTGCTGAAGGATATTAACTTCCACATCCGCCCCGGCGAAACGCTGGCTTTGGTGGGCGCCACCGGCGCAGGTAAATCATCTACCATTAATATCCTCAATCGTTTTTACGAGATCGGTAAAGGCGAAATTACAGTTGATGGCATCAATATCGACGATTACGAGGTGGGCTACCTGCGGTCGCGCATTGCTACGGTGATACAGGATGTGTTCCTGTTCTCGGATACTATTGCCAATAATATCAGTCTGAATAACCCCGCCATCACCCGCGAAGAGATCATCGCGGCAGCAAAAGACGTAGGTGCACACGATTTTATTATGCGACTGCCCGGCGGTTACGACTATAACGTGATGGAGCGTGGTGCGACCCTATCTGCCGGACAGGCTCAGCTAATATCGTTCATCCGCGCGCTGGTATATAACCCGGCCATACTGGTATTGGACGAGGCTACCTCATCCGTTGATACTGAGACCGAGATCCTGATCCAAAATGCCATTAACAAGCTAATGCAGGGCCGTACAGCTATTGTTATCGCGCACCGTCTCTCCACCATCCAAAACGCCGACCGGATCATTGTACTGGATCATGGCGGGATTATGGAAAGCGGCACCCACCAGGAATTGCTGCGCATTGAGGATGGCTATTACCGTAAACTGTACGATCTGCAGTTTAACTCGGCGGGAATAACGAAGGGGTAG
- a CDS encoding phage tail protein — protein MDAYYGEIRIFCGTYAPQNWAFCNGQIIPIQQNSVLFSILGATYGGNGTSTFGLPNLQGLIPVGMGTGPGLTPLNWGETVGSETYTLDSTTLPRHNHTLNGVNAPPATTSPANGFVANGIASGRITASQYTDNQNTASMLAMSPYSVAMGGNTTGTTTPVSDMQPFLPLNFIICLYGNYPPRP, from the coding sequence ATGGATGCTTACTATGGAGAAATAAGGATTTTCTGCGGCACTTACGCTCCGCAGAACTGGGCTTTTTGCAACGGGCAAATTATACCAATTCAACAAAACAGTGTGTTATTCAGTATATTAGGTGCTACCTATGGCGGTAATGGTACTTCTACCTTTGGCTTGCCAAATTTACAGGGCCTTATACCTGTCGGGATGGGTACTGGCCCAGGTTTAACCCCTCTTAATTGGGGCGAAACTGTGGGCTCTGAAACCTATACGCTTGATTCGACAACTTTACCGAGACACAACCATACTTTAAATGGTGTAAACGCGCCTCCCGCTACAACCTCACCCGCAAATGGCTTTGTTGCCAATGGTATAGCCAGCGGAAGGATTACAGCATCGCAATACACCGATAATCAAAATACAGCCAGTATGCTTGCGATGAGCCCTTATAGCGTAGCGATGGGGGGAAATACTACGGGCACAACTACACCCGTGTCGGATATGCAGCCCTTTTTACCATTAAATTTTATTATTTGCCTATACGGGAATTATCCGCCAAGACCCTAA